From a single Mycolicibacterium moriokaense genomic region:
- a CDS encoding flavin monoamine oxidase family protein, whose translation MVQPSTREADVIVVGAGLSGMIAARKLLEAGLTPLVLEADERVGGRILTEEVVPGIPVELGAQWIGDTHERMFRLAAELGVETYPQYDEGETSYELADSGVLRENEFHARFESELKELELVLRRLDVLAEEVPVEAPWSAPRALEWDAITAGAWYDAQGLSPVARTLLEICTVGILAVPTAEVSFLHLLFTINTCGVTSELFAESEGGAQTTRFVGGTSEIPKRLAALISDRIVLNVPVQLIEHSADSVTVHCRGGLVARGRRVIVAISPTLAGRIMYDPPLPGIRDQLTQRLPNGSAMKAFFIYDEPFWRNDGFNGQLISDVGPARMSNDTCIPGDDRGVILLFLEGDQARTYGRLPESERREALTAELVRHYGSAAAKPQFYIDGEWSERQWTRGCYNANHGPHVWTTYGSALSTPIGAIHWASTDTATYWSAYMEGAVDAGERAAEAVIAELGRAEHRL comes from the coding sequence GCGGACGCATCCTCACCGAGGAGGTCGTGCCGGGCATCCCGGTTGAACTCGGCGCGCAATGGATCGGCGACACCCACGAGCGCATGTTCCGCCTCGCCGCGGAACTCGGGGTCGAGACCTACCCGCAGTACGACGAGGGTGAGACGTCGTACGAACTCGCCGACTCGGGGGTGTTGCGGGAGAACGAGTTTCACGCCCGCTTCGAGTCGGAGCTCAAGGAACTGGAGCTGGTGCTGCGAAGGCTCGACGTGCTGGCCGAGGAGGTCCCCGTCGAGGCGCCCTGGTCGGCGCCGCGGGCACTGGAATGGGACGCCATCACCGCGGGCGCCTGGTATGACGCGCAGGGACTTTCGCCGGTCGCGCGCACGCTGCTGGAGATCTGCACCGTCGGGATCCTCGCTGTCCCCACCGCCGAGGTGTCCTTCCTGCACCTGCTGTTCACGATCAACACGTGCGGTGTGACGTCGGAGTTGTTCGCCGAATCGGAGGGCGGCGCGCAGACCACGCGGTTCGTCGGCGGCACCAGCGAGATCCCGAAGCGGCTGGCTGCCCTGATCTCCGACCGCATCGTGCTCAATGTGCCCGTCCAGCTGATCGAGCACAGCGCGGACAGCGTCACCGTGCATTGCCGCGGCGGGCTGGTCGCGCGCGGTCGACGGGTCATCGTCGCGATCTCGCCGACGCTCGCCGGGCGCATCATGTACGACCCGCCGCTGCCGGGGATCCGCGATCAGCTGACCCAACGGCTGCCCAACGGGTCGGCGATGAAGGCGTTCTTCATCTACGACGAGCCGTTCTGGCGCAACGACGGGTTCAACGGCCAGCTCATCTCCGACGTCGGCCCGGCCCGAATGTCGAACGACACCTGCATACCGGGCGACGACCGCGGGGTGATCCTGCTGTTCCTCGAGGGCGACCAGGCCCGCACCTACGGTCGCCTGCCCGAGAGCGAGCGTCGCGAAGCTCTCACCGCCGAACTCGTCCGCCACTACGGCAGCGCCGCCGCCAAGCCCCAGTTCTATATCGACGGCGAATGGTCGGAGCGGCAGTGGACCCGCGGCTGCTACAACGCGAACCACGGGCCACACGTGTGGACCACCTACGGGTCGGCGCTGAGCACGCCGATCGGCGCAATCCATTGGGCCTCAACGGATACCGCGACCTATTGGAGCGCCTACATGGAAGGCGCGGTCGACGCTGGCGAACGCGCCGCCGAAGCCGTCATCGCCGAGCTGGGTCGCGCTGAGCACCGGTTGTAA